The Syntrophobotulus glycolicus DSM 8271 DNA window CCCCTCTGGCCTGACCGACCGAGATGACGGTCGTCACATTGCGGTTGAAAAAAAGCTCTTCCACCACCAGATGACTGGGTGAATATTTTCCCAAAACCTCTTCCAGAAATTCGGATAACATCAAAAGCCTTTGCGGCATCGGCAGGCCCGCCGGTGTCCGCCAGCAGGAATATTCCACTGGAGTGATTTTCTGGCCTGTTTTCTCGATCAGCCCGTAACCTGTTGTCGCCGTACCCGGGTCAATCCCCAAAATCAACATCTTCATCCCTCAAAGAACTATACTTTTCGCTCAATAGATTAAAGGTCTTCACCCGAGATTCCCTCAGCCAAATCAAAATTGGTGTAGACATTTTGCACATCGTCGTGCTCTTCCAAGGTGTCGATCAGCTTGATGATCTTTTTGGCCTGATCCAGATCGGATATTTCCATCCTGTTTTCCGGAATCAGGCTGACATTTGCCGTTTGAATCTGAATCCCGCCGTCAATGAGACTCTGCCTGACTTGCTCCATGTTTTCCGGTGCTGTGAATACTTCGTAGCCTTCATCTTCCGTCTCAATATCTTCCGCTCCGGCCTCCAAAGCGAAAAGCAGCAGATCATCCTCATTTAAGGCCAGGCCTTCTTTGGCGATACTGAGCTGCCCCTTTTCGGCAAACATCCAGCCGACACAACCGCTGTCACCCATATTGCCGCCATTCTTGGAAAAGATATGGCGCATTTCCGAGGCGCTCCGGTTGCGATTATCTGTCAGGATTGTGGCCATGATCGCCACTCCGCCCGGACCATAACCCTCATAGCGAAGCTCTTCATAATTTGTGTCATCACCTGTGCCTGAGCCCTTCTGAACCGCTCTTTGAATATTCTCGTTCGGCAAATTGGCCGCTTTGGCATTATCTATGGCAATCTTTAAGCGAAAATTGTTGTTGGGATCAGGTGAGCCTGCCCGGGCTGCAATAAAAATCTCCCGGGCCAGCTTCGTGTAAAGTTTCCCCTTGGCGGCATCTGTTCTCGCCTTTTTATGTTTGATATTCGCCCATTTTGAATGACCGGACACGCTGAATTCCTCCCAGTAAGTAGAATTGATTGGTCAGTGATCAGGATCAATTTCCATAACGCTTTATTTTAGCATGATTCGCCCACAAGTTCAAAACAGGGCTTAACGGGGTCCTTCCATCCGCTTTAAACCGGTCCCTCCTGCCAGTGCTTTTGCCCGATCAGGACCTGTCCGAAAGCAATTCCCCCGTCCCCGCAGGGCAATTCCCTGTGTCTGTCTATTTTTATTTCAAGCTCCCGGGCCAGGTCAAGCAATAATTCCGTGAGCAGTTTGTTCTGAAAGACCCCTCCGCTGATGACGATCTTTTCCTTTTCCGCACCCAGGAGCCCGATGGTCTCCAGTATGGCCGCCGCTATGGACAGGTGAAAGCAAAACGCGATTTCCCCTTTGTGTTTTCCTTCTATAATATCCGCGGCCAAACGGCTCAGGAAGCTTTTTAGCTTTAACACCAAGGCTTCCTGCCTGGAATAGTTCATCTGGTAAAGGCGCTTATCGGAGCCGGCTGCTGCTCGTCCCTCCGGCCTTCTCCCGCCCTGTTTTTCTCCGGCCATATCCTGCTCTGCCTGACCTCCTTGCGGATCAAATTTTCCCCAAGCGTTTTTTTGTTCTTTGCATTGTTTTACCGCTTCTTCGTACATTTGTCTGCGCGCAGCTTTGATTTGTTCTTGCTTCTCCTGCGCCTCATCACCGCTGTTTAACCAATTCCAGGCCGTACTCTCCAGCTCTATGGCCGCCTGTCCCTCATACGTCACCTCGGTACAGATGCCCAGCAAGGCGCTGACCACATCAAAAAGCCGTCCGGCACTGGAGGTATCGAACACATTCAAGCCGCTCTTCAGCTGGCCTTCGAGGATATTTTTCTCCGGCAAGGACAGGTTTGCGAACAGGGTGTCAAGGACCGCCGGATCGGCAGGCTGACCAAGTTTTTTTAAATAAGCATAGGCAATCCGCAGCGGGTGTTTGGCCCCGGCATCTCCTCCGGGCAACGGCAGGTATTCCAGGTGGGCCTTCCGTTCAAAACCTGAGGCGTCCCCGGACAAAAACTCAAAACCCCAGATTTTGCCGTCAAGACCATATCCGGTGCCATCACAGATTATCCCCCAGACCTTGCCCTTCAAACGCTGCTCACCGGCGGCACTGATCATATGGGCATGATGATGCTGAACAGCTAATTTCGGGAGATCCGTCTGCCCGGCAAACTTTGTCGTCATATATCCCGGATGAAAGTCATAGATGATCCGCCGGGGATAAACATGGACCGCATCCTGAAAGGTCCGGTACTCCTTTTTGAATCTTTGAAAATTCTCATAGCCGTGCATATCTCCGATATACTGGCTGACAAAAGCATAGTGCCCTTTCGCCAAACAAAACGCGTTCTTCATCTCCCCGCCGAGTGCCGCCGCCGGGATTTCCACGTTTTCCTCCAGGAGGACAGGCAGGGGAACATAACCCCTTGCCCGGCGCATAAACAGCGGAGCCCCGGCTACGACCTGGACTACGGAATCATCACAGGGGTGAAAAATGTCCCGGTTATGGATAAGAAAATAATCGGCGATCGCACCAAGCTCTTCCAAGGCCCGCTCATTTTCATAGATCAGCGGCATCCCGCTTAAATTGGCACTGGTCATCACCAAAAAATCATATGCCCCCTTGAACAGCAAATGATGAAGAGGAGTGTAGGGCAGCATGATCCCCAGAGTGTGGACCCCGGGCGCTACCTCCGCAGCCAGAGCTTTTTCAGCCCTCAGCCGGCTGAGAATAACAATAGGCGCGGCAGGGCTTGATAACAGTTCCTCTTCCAGCTTGGTGATCCGAACTGCTTTTTGGGCCGCCGCAAGATCCCGGGCCATCAGGGCGAACGGCTTGCTTCCCCGCTCTTTAAGCTGACGAAGCTTTTTTACCGTCTCTGTATTCCCGGCATCACAAACGAGATGAAAGCCGCCCAGCCCTTTAACAGCCAGGATAGCCCCCGCCTCAAGCAGACCTGTGCCAATACCCTTATCCGCGATCTCCCGGCCCTGATTGTCCAGCAAGGCCACTTGGGGCCCGCAGATCTTACAGGCGACAGGCTGGGCATGAAATCTCCTGTTCAAAGGATGCTCATATTCCTCCCGGCAGCCCGCGCACAGGGGAAAGCCGCCCATCGTCGTCCTGGGCCGGTCATAGGGCCTGTCCTTGATGATGGTATAGCGTGGACCGCAGTTGGTGCAGTTGATAAAAGGATACTGGTATCGGCGATCCGCCGGATCAAACAGCTCTTTTAAACAATCCCCGCAGGTCGCCACATCAGGCGAGATCAAAACATCCCGCTCTCCGGAATTCTCACTGGAGAGGATCGTGAACTCCTTAAAATCTTCGGCAGGAACCTCTGTTTTCTGGCAGGACACAATCCTGGCCAACTGCGGGGCTTCCGCCAGCACCCTGCGCAAGAAGTCATCTCTGTTTTTCCCTTCGGCATGAATGTCCAGACCGGCTCCGGTATTGCCGACCCATCCTTTGATTCCTAAATCCGCGGCTGTTCTGTAGACAAAAGGTCTGAAGCCAACCCCCTGGACAATTCCTTTTAATTGGATCTTCAAGGCTTTTTCCGCCAAAATTTCAACCATCTTTCTCGCTAAATGATGAATCGACTGTCTTCCTTCATTTTACACTTTGCCGGGTTATTGAACAACTTTTGCGGTTATTGTTGCTCCGGCCTGCGTTTCCTATATTTTTGATTTTTGCTGTTCGGCTTATCAGGAAGCGTCATCTCAATTAGCTGGGAGTTCAAGGCAGGCTGCAGATACGTTTTTCGGAAGGCCGGACGATTCTTTAATCCCATACGTGCCATGATTTCAGCAGCAGATAGTTCATCATTACCCAGCTTATCTAAAAATAACTGAATATGCAGGCTGACTTTTCCGGTGGGGATTTGATCGCGTTCAATCTCTATGAGTGTGTCGAGGATTGCCTGCAGCAAAAACTCCACAAACGGCGTGGCGTTGGCCATCCTGTCCGCTTCACTGAGAGCGTCGTAATAGACGTCCTGCTTTTCCCGTATAACTGTTTCTACAGGTATCCACGCAAATATTGGCTTCCATTGGTACAGCAGCAGAGTATTCCACATTCTTCCCATACGGCCATTCCCATCCGCAAAGGGATGGATAAACTCAAATTCATAATGGAATACGCAGCCTTTAATCAGAGGATGCGTATTTGCGGTTTTTGTCCAATACAGGAGATTGGCGATATGCTGAGGCACCATATCGGCTGACGGAGCCATGTGTACGATCTGTTCACCCTTAAACACGCCTACACCACCAGAACGGAAACGCCCCGCTTCTCTTACCAGATCAGCCATCAGGATGCCGTGTGCTTTCAGTAAATCGTCAACTGAATAAGGATTGAAAGACAACAGCCTTTCGTATGCCTCGTAAGCGTTTTTGACCTCACGGATTTCGCCGGGCGCGCCGAGGACCCGCTTGCCATCGATAATGTCCGTCATTTGATCTAAAGATAAAGAGTTGTTTTCTATGGATAAAGATGCGTGAATGGTACGAATGCGGCTATCCCTGCGCAGTTTCGGATTGGTATTCATGTGCTGCCATGCCGTAATGGCGCCTACCTTTTCGCCAATTTCTACAATTAGGTTTGTTATGGATTCCGTCATGGTATATGGCGGCAGATATGCGTTTTCAATCATTTTTCGCCCTCCATCTTATATCATCATCTTATCATACAAGACGCACATGCACAACATTTCTCGAAGTTATCGCACAGATGCTCCAGCACTTTACGGCAATACATCTTATATCATATATACCAGCCAAGATGATGATACAAGATCAATCGCAGGCATAAAAAAATACATGATGACTTTTGTACTCGTGTTGGGTTTTAAATCCCTCCGCATCAAAACGGATCGTCTACTCTGCAATGGGGATATGGAATTGCCCATCTTCTGCATTAAACCATCGTTTTTCATATTCGGAATATTTCTTTTCCTCATTTGATAGAAACCATGAGATGTTTAGCTTTCACCGTATCACCCCTCAGGATTGCTGTTCTCATTTGCTATAGCTTGCATTTTCAAGGCTTTTACCGGCATTAAACAAAGATAACATTTCTGCTCTCCGCTTGATCGTCCGTTTGAATTCTCTGCTCAAACGGCGGCAACTACAGACTCCACCCAACTGCTTTTCTTCTTGCTTGAATAAACTCCGAATAAATTCCTTCTTCATTCATTAATTTTTCATGTTTTCCCTGCTGGACAATATGTCCGCCGCTCAACACAAAAATATGATCGGCGTCTTTGACCGTCGAAAGGCGATGAGCAATCATAATCACCGTTTTGTATCTGGTCAGTTCTTCAATAGCCAGCCGCAATTGTTTTTCATTTTCCGGGTCAACACTTGAAGTAGCTTCATCAAGAATAATAATGGGAGCATCTTTTAAAATTGCTCTGGCAATTGAAATACGCTGTTTTTCACCACCTGACAAACTGCAGCCTCCTTCTCCGATCATTGTGCTGTATCCATCCGGCAAATTCGATATAAATTCATGGCAGCAAGCTTTTTTCGCAGCCGCGACCACCTCTTCCATTGTTGCCTTTGGACGCCCGAATTTAATATTATTTAAAATAGTGTCTTGAAATAAATAAACATTTTGAAATACCATGCTGATATTGTTCAACAGGCTTTCGCAAGTATACTCTTTGACATTATATCCCCCAAGCCTTACTTCGCCTTCATTGACATCCCAAAACCTGGCAATCAAATTGCAGATTGTACTCTTTCCTTCGCCGGACGGCCCTACAAAGGCAGCTGTTGTATTTTGCGGGATAGAAAGGCTTATGTTGTCAAAAATCTTTCTTGAATCATAGGAAAATGAGACATTTTTAAATTCAATGTCATAATTGTCAGGTTTAATATCCATCCCGTTTTCATCCATAAGGGGTATCTGTTCCAAGGTGTTGACCTTATCCATACTGCTGTCCATCATGCGCAATAAAGAGGAAGAGTTGCCGGCGGCTTCGATTTGAGAAAAGATAACGAAACTTGAAACAATAATCATTAGGGTATTCGACAATGAAAATTCACCGCCGCTAAATAAGTAACATGCCATCATCAGCATAGCACCGCTTGCAACTTTAAAGACAAACAGATAAAGAGCAATTAATTTTATAAAGGCTTTTTCTAATCCTATATTGCACCTGCGGCTTTCCTCAATGGCATCATCTACTGCACGATTGGATTTTTCTCCGAGATTAAAGGCTTTTACAACCGCTATTCCCTGAATATATTCCAGGACTGCGGCCACAAGCCCGCTTTGAGCTTCCTGTCTCTTGGGCGAAACAGCAATACTTTTTTTCTGCAGAAGGGAATTTACAAATAAACCCGTAAGAATTGCGCCAATAGAAATCAGTCCGATACGCCAGTCAAAAAAGCTGATCACAATAGCAATGACCACGGCATGAACAACACCAACGACAAGATTATTCAAGATATGGCCTGCCTGGGTTTCAATATCGCCAATTGTTGTTGTGACTGCAGACGCAATCTCACCAAGGCGGTTTGAACTAAAATATCCCATAGGTATTCTTTTCAGCCTGTCACCAATTTCAATCCTTTTATCCGCGCACATCTTAAAACAAGCAACTTGGGCCTTACTGTTGGCAATGGACCCAAATATGATTTTCCCTATTACCCCAACAAGCAGAATCAAAAATGCGCCAATTAGTGTTTTTATCGTGATTTGATTTCCATTTTCTTTGGCCAGAATCATACTGTTTAAGCTATACACAATCGCCAAAATGGGAATAACCTCACAAATGGTCAATATAACACGATAAACAAAAGATTGGATCAGACTGCTTTTATTTCTGCCGGAAAACTCCAGCAGCCCTTTTATCGTCCTAACCATTGTTTTTCCCTCCTTGCTTCAAGTCCCTGTCCCTTGTTCCAATATGAGCTTCCCACATGTT harbors:
- a CDS encoding YebC/PmpR family DNA-binding transcriptional regulator, translated to MSGHSKWANIKHKKARTDAAKGKLYTKLAREIFIAARAGSPDPNNNFRLKIAIDNAKAANLPNENIQRAVQKGSGTGDDTNYEELRYEGYGPGGVAIMATILTDNRNRSASEMRHIFSKNGGNMGDSGCVGWMFAEKGQLSIAKEGLALNEDDLLLFALEAGAEDIETEDEGYEVFTAPENMEQVRQSLIDGGIQIQTANVSLIPENRMEISDLDQAKKIIKLIDTLEEHDDVQNVYTNFDLAEGISGEDL
- a CDS encoding ABC transporter ATP-binding protein; amino-acid sequence: MVRTIKGLLEFSGRNKSSLIQSFVYRVILTICEVIPILAIVYSLNSMILAKENGNQITIKTLIGAFLILLVGVIGKIIFGSIANSKAQVACFKMCADKRIEIGDRLKRIPMGYFSSNRLGEIASAVTTTIGDIETQAGHILNNLVVGVVHAVVIAIVISFFDWRIGLISIGAILTGLFVNSLLQKKSIAVSPKRQEAQSGLVAAVLEYIQGIAVVKAFNLGEKSNRAVDDAIEESRRCNIGLEKAFIKLIALYLFVFKVASGAMLMMACYLFSGGEFSLSNTLMIIVSSFVIFSQIEAAGNSSSLLRMMDSSMDKVNTLEQIPLMDENGMDIKPDNYDIEFKNVSFSYDSRKIFDNISLSIPQNTTAAFVGPSGEGKSTICNLIARFWDVNEGEVRLGGYNVKEYTCESLLNNISMVFQNVYLFQDTILNNIKFGRPKATMEEVVAAAKKACCHEFISNLPDGYSTMIGEGGCSLSGGEKQRISIARAILKDAPIIILDEATSSVDPENEKQLRLAIEELTRYKTVIMIAHRLSTVKDADHIFVLSGGHIVQQGKHEKLMNEEGIYSEFIQARRKAVGWSL
- the hypF gene encoding carbamoyltransferase HypF, whose amino-acid sequence is MVEILAEKALKIQLKGIVQGVGFRPFVYRTAADLGIKGWVGNTGAGLDIHAEGKNRDDFLRRVLAEAPQLARIVSCQKTEVPAEDFKEFTILSSENSGERDVLISPDVATCGDCLKELFDPADRRYQYPFINCTNCGPRYTIIKDRPYDRPRTTMGGFPLCAGCREEYEHPLNRRFHAQPVACKICGPQVALLDNQGREIADKGIGTGLLEAGAILAVKGLGGFHLVCDAGNTETVKKLRQLKERGSKPFALMARDLAAAQKAVRITKLEEELLSSPAAPIVILSRLRAEKALAAEVAPGVHTLGIMLPYTPLHHLLFKGAYDFLVMTSANLSGMPLIYENERALEELGAIADYFLIHNRDIFHPCDDSVVQVVAGAPLFMRRARGYVPLPVLLEENVEIPAAALGGEMKNAFCLAKGHYAFVSQYIGDMHGYENFQRFKKEYRTFQDAVHVYPRRIIYDFHPGYMTTKFAGQTDLPKLAVQHHHAHMISAAGEQRLKGKVWGIICDGTGYGLDGKIWGFEFLSGDASGFERKAHLEYLPLPGGDAGAKHPLRIAYAYLKKLGQPADPAVLDTLFANLSLPEKNILEGQLKSGLNVFDTSSAGRLFDVVSALLGICTEVTYEGQAAIELESTAWNWLNSGDEAQEKQEQIKAARRQMYEEAVKQCKEQKNAWGKFDPQGGQAEQDMAGEKQGGRRPEGRAAAGSDKRLYQMNYSRQEALVLKLKSFLSRLAADIIEGKHKGEIAFCFHLSIAAAILETIGLLGAEKEKIVISGGVFQNKLLTELLLDLARELEIKIDRHRELPCGDGGIAFGQVLIGQKHWQEGPV
- a CDS encoding Fic family protein — encoded protein: MIENAYLPPYTMTESITNLIVEIGEKVGAITAWQHMNTNPKLRRDSRIRTIHASLSIENNSLSLDQMTDIIDGKRVLGAPGEIREVKNAYEAYERLLSFNPYSVDDLLKAHGILMADLVREAGRFRSGGVGVFKGEQIVHMAPSADMVPQHIANLLYWTKTANTHPLIKGCVFHYEFEFIHPFADGNGRMGRMWNTLLLYQWKPIFAWIPVETVIREKQDVYYDALSEADRMANATPFVEFLLQAILDTLIEIERDQIPTGKVSLHIQLFLDKLGNDELSAAEIMARMGLKNRPAFRKTYLQPALNSQLIEMTLPDKPNSKNQKYRKRRPEQQ
- the ruvC gene encoding crossover junction endodeoxyribonuclease RuvC — protein: MLILGIDPGTATTGYGLIEKTGQKITPVEYSCWRTPAGLPMPQRLLMLSEFLEEVLGKYSPSHLVVEELFFNRNVTTVISVGQARGVILLAAAKYKIPAYEYTPLQVKQAVAGYGKATKQQVQYMVKAILGLKECPKPDDTADALAIGICHAFTIR